GCAAACAGGATATTATGACAATTTATACCTCTAAACAGACAAACCATGAGTTTTAGCGCTGACCCGCAGGGAGGGCCTGTTTTCAGCATCAAGATGGCGATGGGCAGCACGACCGAAAATCCCCTGCATACCCATCCAAATGGCCAACTGATCATGACGCAATATGGCTCGGTGACCCTGCAGACCGACCAGGGCTACTGGATGGTGCCGCCCCTGTGCGCGGTCTGGGTGCCAGTGGGCATCCGGCACCGCGCCCGTGTTGACGATCAGGCCCTGATCCATTTTCTGTATATTGAGCCCGGCCTGGATCAACTGCCCGGGCACTGCTGCACCCTGCAGTTAAGTCCCCTGGTGCGGGAACTGATTATTCACCTGAGCGAGCTCAAGGCTGACTACGAGCTGGGCAGCCAGACCCATAGACTGGCTCTGGTACTGCTGGAGACCTTGAACCAGATGCCCACCCGCCAGCTGCACGTTCCCGTGCCGGAAGACAGGGTGTTGCAAACAATTGCCCAGCACATGCTCAAGCAGCCTGATTCACGCCCCACCATGGCCGACTGGGCTCAAGAACTGGCTATGAGCGAGCGCACCCTGGCCCGACATATGCTAAAACACACAGGGATGAGCTTTGGGCGCTGGCGTCAACAATTCATGATCATGCTGGCCTTGCAAAAACTGGGTTCAGGCATGTCTGTCAAAAGCACTGCCAGGGAGTTGGGTTACACCTCGATCAGTGCCTTTATCAGTGTTTTCAAATCCATTGTGGGCGAGACCCCCAGCCGCTACGTAGGCCAGAGCCCATCCTCTTAAGCCCCCTTACCCTCAACACACATCCATGACCTCCACACCTCTGTCCCGCACCGGATATCTGCATCGCTTATTAAGTTGGTTTCAGATCTCTCACCTGTCGGCGGGACTGATCGCCGTGCTGGTGGGCTACACCAGTTCCGCGGCCATTGTTTTTCAGGCGGCACAGGCGGCCGGGGCCAGTACAGCCGAACTGGGCTCCTGGATGTGGTCCTTGGGTATTGGTTTGGGCCTGCTGTCGGCAGGCCTGTCTTTGCGCTACAAAATTCCCATTCTGACGGCCTGGTCCACGCCCGGCGCGGCCTTATTGGCCACCGGACTGGTGGGGCTGCCCATGTCCCAGGCCGTGGGAATTTTTCTGTTTTCCTCCTTGCTAACCGCCATTTGCGGCCTTAGCGGCAGCTTTCAAAAGCTGATGCACTACATGCCACGCAGCATTGCCGGCGCCATGCTGGGCGGAATCCTGCTGCGCTTTGGTCTGGATTTGTTTGGCGCCATGCAGACCCAATGGCTACTGTGTCTGGGCATGTTCATTGTGTTTTTGACGGTGCGCCAGTGGTCAGCCCGCTATGCGGTCCCTCTGGCCCTGGTGGCCGGTGTCACCATCGCCGCGCTGCAGGGCCTGTTGAAAATGGAGATTTTGAGCTGGACGCCCGCTACGCCCGTACTGGTCTGGCCGGAGTTTTCCTGGACGGCCCTGATCGGGGTGGGCATACCGTTTTTCATCGTGACCATGAGCTCGCAAAACATTCCGGGCGTGGCCGTCTTGAAGGCCCATAACTATGACGCCCCCAACTCTACCGTCATCAGCTGGACGGGGATTGTGGGGCTGATCTTCGGCCCCTTTGGCGGCTACGCCTACAATCTGGCCGCCATCAGTGCGGCCCTGTGCATGACGCCGGAAGTCGATGCCGACCCAGGCCAGCGCTACCGCGCCAGTGTCTGGGCCGGTATTTTTTATATTGCCGCCGGTATTTTCGGCGCCACCGTGGTCAGCCTGTTTGCCGCTTTCCCCACGGAACTGATCGCGGCCATTGCCGGGCTGGCTTTGCTGGGCACCATAGGCAATAGCATTCACATGGCGCTGGAAGCCCCGGATACCCGTGATGCGGCCCTGGTCACCTTTTTGACCACCGCCTCGGGCATGAGTCTGCTCAATATCGGCAGCGCCTTTTGGGGTCTGATTTTCGGCATGGCTATCTATCTGATTCAGAAACGAAAAGTGTCCTGAGCGGGCTTTTCCCTCAGCCTCTGTTCAAGACGGCAAACAAGCCTCACATTTGCTTGCCTTGCCGTCTTTGCCATTTGGCACACTACAGACGTGACTCTTTTTTATGGAGGTGCGTTATGCCTGCTTTATCTCAAGCTCAACAAAAAGCCGCTGGAGCAGCCTTGTCCGCTAAGCGCGGGGAGACGCCTGTGTCCAGCTTGAAAGGAGCGTCTTTGGAGATGTACAACACCATGAGCGAAAAAGAGCTGGAAGAGCTGGCCAGTACCGACACAGCTCGTCGCAACCTGCCCGAACACAAAGCGTAATCAGACTGCCTGTACGCGGATGCCGCTTTGCGCAAAGGCTTGATGCAAACGCTGCGCAAACTCGGCAGCTCCTGCCTGATCGCCATGCAAACACAAGGTATCCGCTGACAATGACACGGTCTTGCCGGACAGGCTGGTCACTGTCCCTTGCTCGATCATCTGCATCACTTGACGTACCGACTGCTCCGCATCGGTAATCATGGCGCCAGGCTGTTGCCGCGGAGTCAGGCTGCCATCATCCTGATAGCTGCGATCGGCGAACACTTCCTGTGCCACCTGCAGGCCGGCATCGCGCCCGGCCTGCACCTGGACACTGCCCGCCAGGGCGTACAGGATCAGGCTACGATCAATATCGGCCACCGCCTGAGCGATGGCGCGGGCCAGTTGAACGTCCTTGGCGGCCATATTGTAAAGCGCGCCATGCGCCTTGACATGATGTAAGTGGGCTCCCTGGGTGCGGGCCACCGCGGCCAGCGCTCCCACCTGCACCACGACCAGGTCATAGACCTGCTCAGCCGTCACTGCCATCACCCGGCGGCCAAAACCCGCCAGATCCGGCAAACCAGGATGGGCGCCCAGCTTGACACCGTGCTTCAGGGCCAGGGCGACCGTCTTGCGCATGGTGCCCGGGTCCCCAGCATGAAAGCCGCAGGCGATATTGATGGAACTGACCCAGGGAATGACCTGCTCATCCTGGCCCATGACCCACGCCCCAAAGCTCTCGCCCATGTCGCAATTCAAATCTATGTTCAAGCTCATGCTGTTCCCTCGGATAAGCCGTCCAGCCGACCGGCAGCCTGGGCAATGCAACGCCGAAACCACAGCAGCTCGGCCGCATTGTGGGTGCGCGGATGCCACAGCTGATAGAAACGCATCAGCGGAAAATGGATCGGACAGGGCAAGACCGTAATCGGCAAAATGCGAGCATAGTACTCGGCAAATTGACGATTGGTGGTAAACACCATATCGGTACGACTCAAAATACCGGGCACCAAGCCGAAATACGGTACCACCATCTGTACCTGCCGACTGATCCCCTGCTCGGCCAGACAGCCGTCAATAAAGCCACGCTTGTCCGTGACATGGGCCGAGGGAGCCAGGTGCGGCATTTCCAGATAATGCTGCAAGGAAAGGCCACGCTGGGCCAGTGGATGATGGCGGCCCAGCATGCAGACCACCTCATCATCAAACAGACGCGCCAGATGCAGCTTTTCCGGGGGCTCCAGCCAATTGCCGATCACCACATCCAGCTCGCCCTCCTCCAGGGCCTGCACGTAATCCAGATCCGGGTTGATGGTATGGACCACCAGACGGGCCTGCGGAGCCTGGCGACGTACCCGCTCCGCGATATCCGGGATAAAAGCCCCGTCCAGATAGTCTGGCGCCCCCAGATTGAAAACCCGGGTAGACTGGCTGGGATCCATAGGCTCTGCGGCGGCAGAAATTCGCTCGATTGCTTGGAGGGCTTCCGTGGCATGTGCCAGCAAAAAGGGGCCGCGCTCGGTAGGCACCATCCCCTTTTTACCGCGCAATAAAATCGGGTCGCCCGTGATTTCACGCAAGCGCCGCAAGGCATTGCTGACGGCCGGCTGGGACATGCCCAAGCGGATGGCCGTACGCGAGACGCTGTGCTCTTTGAGCAGCGACTGCAATACCCGCAGCAAATGCAGGTCTAGTTGTTCTCGTAATTTTGGCATGATCAAAATAATACAAGCGCTGGCCCGCGCCGTTGATCCGTATAGACACTCATACGCCTATATAGTGAACATCATTCCAGGCAAATGTTCGCGTCCTAAGCAAATGCTATCTTCGATCCGTAAAAAACCAGTCGAGTGAGATCATGGAGACAAGACCAATTCGTTTTATTTATCGCGGCCAGGTACAGGAAGTGGCTCACGCCCCCACCACGCGAACCGTTTTACAGTACATCCGTGAGGATCAGCACTGCACCGGCACCAAAGAAGGCTGTGCCGAGGGTGACTGCGGCGCTTGCACGGTCATGATTGGCGAACTGGACCAGAACAATCAATTGCAATTGCGTGCTGTCAACGCCTGTATCCAGTTGCTGCCGACCCTGGACGGCAAAGTACTCTATACCGTTGAGGATCTGCGCCAGCAAGACGGCACGCTGCACCCCGTGCAACAGGCCATGGTGGACTGGCATGGCGCCCAATGCGGCTTTTGCACGCCCGGTTTCATCATGTCGCTGTGGGGCCTGTACATGGGCCACTCGCCTGAGGATGGTCCCGTCTCCCGGGCGCAAATCGACGATGTGCTCTCGGGCAATCTGTGCCGCTGCACGGGCTACCGTCCCATTATTGATGCCGCCAAGGCCATGCACAGTTACCCCGCTGTCAGTCTGGACCGCGCAGCCCTTGAAGACACCCTGCGTACCATCCGCCACAAGGACATGCTGGCCTACGAGTACCAAGGCCAGACCTTCCACGCCCCCCGCACACTGGATCAACTGGCCCAGTTGCGCGAACAGTATCCTCACGCCCGTATTCTGGCCGGCAGTACTGATATTGGACTGTGGGTGACCAAGCAATTCCGCGACTTGCCACATCTGATCTACATCGGCCAGGTGGCCGAGCTGCGTGAACTGAAACCCATCGAGGACGATCTTTACATTGGTGCGGGCGTGCTGCTGAACGACGCGTTTGACGCCCTGATCGAGGACCACCCTGAGTTGACAGAGCTGCGCCAACGCTTTGCCTCCTTTCCGATTCGCAACGCCGGCACGCTGGGAGGCAATGTGGCCAACGGTTCGCCCATTGGCGACTCCATGCCAGCCTTGATTGCGCTGCGTGCTCGCGTCGTGCTGCGCAAAGGCGCCGTCGAACGCGTCATGCCTTTGGAGGACCTGTATCTGGCCTACCAGAAGACCGCCATGGAACCGGGCGAATTCGTGCAAGGCCTGCTGGTCCCCCGTCACAAGGCCCAGTGGCAATTTCGCACCTACAAGCTGTCCAAGCGTTTTGACCAGGACATTTCCGCTGTCTGCGCTGCCTTTGCGATAGAGCTGGACGGCAAGACCGTCAAACAGGCCCGTATTGCCTTTGGCGGCATGGCCGCGACACCCAAGCGGGCCAGTCAGGCCGAGCAAGTATTGCAAGGCCAGGCGTGGAGCGAGCAAAACGTACAAGCGGCCATGCAGGCGCTGCAACAAGACTATCAGGCCCTGAGCGACATGCGTGCCAGCAGCGAGTATCGCCAGCAGAGTGCCGCCAATTTGCTGTACCGCTTCTTTCTGGAAACCCACCCTGAACACGCTTTGAGTCCCGCCCAGCTAAACGTCTTTCACCGAGCTCAAGCCAGCCTGGAGACTTTGTGATGAAAATTGACTCTATCGACCACCTGAATACTGCAAGCGCCCAGCGGGTGGGCGTGTCCTTCCTGCACGAATCGGCCGAGCTGCATGTCAGCGGCACCGCGGACTACACGGACGATCTGCCCGAGCTGCAAGGTACCGCGCATATTGCTCTGGGGCTGTCCGAACGGGCCCATGCCCGTTTGCTGAGCGTGGACCTGGACGCCGTGCGCCGCGCGCCGGGAGTCATTGCGGTTCTGACGGTTGCCGACATCCCGGCCGCCAATAATTGTGGCCCGATTCTGCATGACGATCCCATTTTGGCTGATGGCGTGGTGCATTACTTCGGGCAGCCGGTTTTCGCCGTTATTGCCAAGTCTCATGATCAGGCACGTCGTGCAGCCCGTCTGGGCCAGATCACCTATGAGGATCTGCCAGCCATTCTGACACCTCAGGAAGCCAAAGCGGCTCAGGCCGGCGTGCTTCCCGTCATGAACCTGAAGCAAGGCGATGCCAAAAAGGCTCTGGAAGCTGCACCCCATCGCCTGCAGGGCAGCTTTCAATGCAATGGGCAGGAACAGTTTTATCTGGAAGGCCAGATTTCCTACGCCGTACCCAAGGAATACGGTGCCGTGCATATCTGGTGCTCCACCCAGCACCCATCGGAAATGCAGCAACTGGTTGCCCACTGTCTGGGTATTGGCGCTCACAAGGTCCATGTGGAGTGTCGACGCATGGGCGGCGGTTTCGGTGGCAAGGAGTCCCAGTCTGCGCTATACGCCTGCGTGGCCAGTGTGGCCGCCGTCAAACTGCAACGTCCCATCAAGCTGCGCCTGGACCGCGACGACGACTTCATGATTACCGGCAAGCGTCACGGATTCTATTACGAGTACGACATTGGTTACGATGAGGACGGTCGCCTGCTGGGTGCACGCCTGGACATGACCGCCAACTCAGGCTTTTCCGCCGACCTGTCCGGCCCGGTAGCCACCCGCGCAATTTGTCACTTTGACAACGCCTATTACTTGTCCGATGTCGAGATGAGCGCACTGTGCGGCCGCACCAATACGCAGTCAAATACCGCTTTTCGCGGTTTTGGCGGCCCGCAGGGTGCCTTGGTAATGGAAGTGGCGCTGGACGCGATCGCCCGCCGTCTGGGCAAAGATCCACTGGATGTGCGCCGCATTAACTTTTACGGCAAGAAAGAGCGCAATGTCACGCCCTACGATCAGACCGTGGTCGACAATGTGATTCACGAGCTGGTGGCCGAGCTGGAAGCAAGCAGTCAGTACCGTGAGCGTCGTGAACAAGTCCGTGCATTCAATGCCAGCAGCCCGATCCTGAAAAAGGGTCTGGCGTTGACGCCAGTGAAATTCGGCATTTCCTTTAACGTGCCTGCCTTTAACCAAGCGGGTGCGCTCGTTCACGTCTATCGCGACGGCACCGTACTGGTTAACCACGGTGGCACAGAAATGGGGCAGGGGCTAAACACCAAGGTGGCTCAGGTGGTCGCCCATGAGCTGGGCCTGAATCTGGAGCATATCCGCGTTACGGCAACCGATACGACCAAGGTGGCCAATACCTCGGCCACGGCCGCATCCACGGGTACAGACCTGAACGGTAAAGCCGCCCAAGATGCCGCCCATCAGATTCGCCAGCGTCTGACGACAGTGGCTGCCCAGTTGTTCTCGGTAGAAGAATCCAGCGTGAAGTTCGAGCGTGGTCAAGTCCAGATCGGTGAGCAGACCATGCCCTTCTTCCAACTGGTTGAGCACGCTTACCAAGCCCGTGTCCAGCTGTGGTCCGACGGCTTTTACGCCACCCCTGGCCTGCACTGGGACTCCAAGGTCATGAAGGGCAACCCCTTCTACTATTTCTCCTACGGAGCGGCGGTCGCGGAAGTGCTGATCGACACA
This genomic interval from Alcaligenes ammonioxydans contains the following:
- a CDS encoding AraC family transcriptional regulator; the encoded protein is MSFSADPQGGPVFSIKMAMGSTTENPLHTHPNGQLIMTQYGSVTLQTDQGYWMVPPLCAVWVPVGIRHRARVDDQALIHFLYIEPGLDQLPGHCCTLQLSPLVRELIIHLSELKADYELGSQTHRLALVLLETLNQMPTRQLHVPVPEDRVLQTIAQHMLKQPDSRPTMADWAQELAMSERTLARHMLKHTGMSFGRWRQQFMIMLALQKLGSGMSVKSTARELGYTSISAFISVFKSIVGETPSRYVGQSPSS
- a CDS encoding benzoate/H(+) symporter BenE family transporter; this encodes MTSTPLSRTGYLHRLLSWFQISHLSAGLIAVLVGYTSSAAIVFQAAQAAGASTAELGSWMWSLGIGLGLLSAGLSLRYKIPILTAWSTPGAALLATGLVGLPMSQAVGIFLFSSLLTAICGLSGSFQKLMHYMPRSIAGAMLGGILLRFGLDLFGAMQTQWLLCLGMFIVFLTVRQWSARYAVPLALVAGVTIAALQGLLKMEILSWTPATPVLVWPEFSWTALIGVGIPFFIVTMSSQNIPGVAVLKAHNYDAPNSTVISWTGIVGLIFGPFGGYAYNLAAISAALCMTPEVDADPGQRYRASVWAGIFYIAAGIFGATVVSLFAAFPTELIAAIAGLALLGTIGNSIHMALEAPDTRDAALVTFLTTASGMSLLNIGSAFWGLIFGMAIYLIQKRKVS
- a CDS encoding DUF3008 family protein — encoded protein: MPALSQAQQKAAGAALSAKRGETPVSSLKGASLEMYNTMSEKELEELASTDTARRNLPEHKA
- a CDS encoding LamB/YcsF family protein, whose amino-acid sequence is MSLNIDLNCDMGESFGAWVMGQDEQVIPWVSSINIACGFHAGDPGTMRKTVALALKHGVKLGAHPGLPDLAGFGRRVMAVTAEQVYDLVVVQVGALAAVARTQGAHLHHVKAHGALYNMAAKDVQLARAIAQAVADIDRSLILYALAGSVQVQAGRDAGLQVAQEVFADRSYQDDGSLTPRQQPGAMITDAEQSVRQVMQMIEQGTVTSLSGKTVSLSADTLCLHGDQAGAAEFAQRLHQAFAQSGIRVQAV
- a CDS encoding LysR family transcriptional regulator, producing the protein MPKLREQLDLHLLRVLQSLLKEHSVSRTAIRLGMSQPAVSNALRRLREITGDPILLRGKKGMVPTERGPFLLAHATEALQAIERISAAAEPMDPSQSTRVFNLGAPDYLDGAFIPDIAERVRRQAPQARLVVHTINPDLDYVQALEEGELDVVIGNWLEPPEKLHLARLFDDEVVCMLGRHHPLAQRGLSLQHYLEMPHLAPSAHVTDKRGFIDGCLAEQGISRQVQMVVPYFGLVPGILSRTDMVFTTNRQFAEYYARILPITVLPCPIHFPLMRFYQLWHPRTHNAAELLWFRRCIAQAAGRLDGLSEGTA
- the xdhA gene encoding xanthine dehydrogenase small subunit, producing METRPIRFIYRGQVQEVAHAPTTRTVLQYIREDQHCTGTKEGCAEGDCGACTVMIGELDQNNQLQLRAVNACIQLLPTLDGKVLYTVEDLRQQDGTLHPVQQAMVDWHGAQCGFCTPGFIMSLWGLYMGHSPEDGPVSRAQIDDVLSGNLCRCTGYRPIIDAAKAMHSYPAVSLDRAALEDTLRTIRHKDMLAYEYQGQTFHAPRTLDQLAQLREQYPHARILAGSTDIGLWVTKQFRDLPHLIYIGQVAELRELKPIEDDLYIGAGVLLNDAFDALIEDHPELTELRQRFASFPIRNAGTLGGNVANGSPIGDSMPALIALRARVVLRKGAVERVMPLEDLYLAYQKTAMEPGEFVQGLLVPRHKAQWQFRTYKLSKRFDQDISAVCAAFAIELDGKTVKQARIAFGGMAATPKRASQAEQVLQGQAWSEQNVQAAMQALQQDYQALSDMRASSEYRQQSAANLLYRFFLETHPEHALSPAQLNVFHRAQASLETL
- the xdhB gene encoding xanthine dehydrogenase molybdopterin binding subunit, giving the protein MKIDSIDHLNTASAQRVGVSFLHESAELHVSGTADYTDDLPELQGTAHIALGLSERAHARLLSVDLDAVRRAPGVIAVLTVADIPAANNCGPILHDDPILADGVVHYFGQPVFAVIAKSHDQARRAARLGQITYEDLPAILTPQEAKAAQAGVLPVMNLKQGDAKKALEAAPHRLQGSFQCNGQEQFYLEGQISYAVPKEYGAVHIWCSTQHPSEMQQLVAHCLGIGAHKVHVECRRMGGGFGGKESQSALYACVASVAAVKLQRPIKLRLDRDDDFMITGKRHGFYYEYDIGYDEDGRLLGARLDMTANSGFSADLSGPVATRAICHFDNAYYLSDVEMSALCGRTNTQSNTAFRGFGGPQGALVMEVALDAIARRLGKDPLDVRRINFYGKKERNVTPYDQTVVDNVIHELVAELEASSQYRERREQVRAFNASSPILKKGLALTPVKFGISFNVPAFNQAGALVHVYRDGTVLVNHGGTEMGQGLNTKVAQVVAHELGLNLEHIRVTATDTTKVANTSATAASTGTDLNGKAAQDAAHQIRQRLTTVAAQLFSVEESSVKFERGQVQIGEQTMPFFQLVEHAYQARVQLWSDGFYATPGLHWDSKVMKGNPFYYFSYGAAVAEVLIDTLTGESRLLRADVLHDVGRSINPALDIGQVEGAFIQGMGWLTTEELVWNAQGKLTTHAPSTYKIPAISDCPTDFRVKLFDGCNAMDSIHRSKAVGEPPLLLPFCVFNAIRDAVASVGNNQIEPELNAPATAEAVLRAVTAIRAAK